Proteins encoded together in one Gemmatimonadota bacterium DH-78 window:
- a CDS encoding TolC family protein: MPATLRLLAAALLLVGGASSGLRAQDLGSPPAQPEDDAIDLTFEGMVQYALSTSYRMRFLNLDIEQTQLSLKASRARLKSRVDLDFTVPTINYISESRWDPSVQRNVIQREDSRQVEAELSLRQPVILFGYPTNGFLSLTNRMYRLTQQETDSRDIRYYNRYFISYTQPLFQANELKNDLEEAELNLEGQELEFYGDVVDIIDNTADDYFELFEIAYERRMNVAYVERLEAALSVARDRVATDPDRGIEVDQVQVELSNARENVTAIESRYRLETSQLKTRYGIAHSVELRLDPVIELVPVPIDADQATRYALELTPRMRELDIRRREAEIDLDNRKGRGGFELNVRLSYGREMQDERFGEIWGQPENSYEVDVEGSLPIWDWGGRRAEIEAEEIELRKSDLRIEETTLAIRTDVENEIRNVEEFEARAINLRSNLDLARGISEQSLDRYEQGAISVLDLLQGLRREVDTAENFLDAYIGWREALQSLQAQTYYDFERGTFLLDRFGIDFEAVR, from the coding sequence ATGCCCGCCACCCTCCGGCTCCTGGCCGCCGCCCTGCTCCTCGTCGGTGGCGCGTCGTCGGGGCTGCGCGCTCAGGATCTCGGCTCCCCACCGGCACAGCCGGAAGACGACGCCATCGATCTCACCTTCGAGGGCATGGTCCAGTATGCCCTCAGTACCAGCTACCGAATGCGGTTCCTGAATCTCGACATCGAGCAGACGCAGTTGAGCCTGAAAGCCTCGAGAGCCCGACTGAAGTCCCGCGTGGATCTCGACTTCACCGTCCCGACCATCAACTACATCTCGGAGTCCCGCTGGGACCCGAGCGTTCAGCGCAACGTGATCCAGAGAGAGGATTCCCGGCAGGTGGAGGCCGAACTCTCCCTGCGCCAGCCGGTGATCCTTTTCGGCTACCCCACCAACGGGTTCCTCTCACTCACCAACCGGATGTACCGACTGACCCAGCAGGAGACCGATTCGCGCGACATCCGCTACTACAACCGCTACTTCATCAGCTACACCCAGCCCCTCTTCCAGGCGAACGAGTTGAAGAACGACCTGGAGGAGGCGGAGTTGAACCTCGAGGGTCAGGAGCTCGAGTTCTACGGAGACGTGGTCGACATCATCGACAACACCGCCGACGACTACTTCGAGCTCTTCGAGATCGCCTACGAGCGGCGGATGAACGTGGCCTACGTGGAGCGCCTGGAAGCCGCACTGTCCGTCGCGCGCGACCGCGTGGCCACCGATCCCGACCGCGGAATCGAGGTCGATCAGGTTCAGGTGGAACTGTCGAATGCTCGGGAGAACGTCACCGCCATCGAGAGTCGCTACCGACTGGAGACCTCCCAGCTCAAGACCCGATACGGCATCGCCCATTCGGTCGAACTGCGTCTCGACCCGGTGATCGAGTTGGTGCCGGTACCGATCGACGCGGACCAGGCCACCCGGTACGCGCTGGAGCTCACACCTCGCATGCGGGAGCTCGACATCAGGCGGCGCGAAGCCGAGATCGACCTCGACAACCGAAAGGGTCGCGGTGGGTTCGAGCTGAACGTACGGCTGAGCTACGGACGCGAGATGCAGGATGAACGGTTCGGCGAGATCTGGGGACAACCCGAGAACTCCTACGAGGTGGACGTCGAGGGGTCCCTGCCGATCTGGGACTGGGGCGGGCGGCGCGCGGAGATCGAGGCCGAGGAGATCGAGCTGCGGAAGTCGGACCTGCGGATCGAAGAAACCACGCTCGCCATCCGCACCGATGTGGAGAACGAGATCCGAAACGTGGAAGAGTTCGAGGCCCGGGCGATCAACCTTCGATCGAACCTCGACCTCGCCCGCGGGATCTCCGAACAGAGTCTCGACCGCTACGAGCAGGGCGCCATCTCGGTGCTCGACCTCCTCCAGGGGCTCCGTCGCGAAGTCGACACCGCAGAGAACTTCCTCGACGCCTACATCGGGTGGCGGGAGGCTCTTCAGAGCCTTCAGGCGCAAACCTACTACGACTTCGAGAGGGGCACCTTCCTGCTCGATCGCTTCGGGATCGACTTCGAAGCGGTGCGGTAG
- a CDS encoding NAD-glutamate dehydrogenase, translating into MSDTTEAAVRRIRQDSPTVDAVCRQLEAAVDGPDAPQVVAFAEIFFSKATADFINERSTDALAKLVLGTYRFLEASMPDRVDVEVFNPDVDNEGWYAPVTVIRTNISERPFVVDTIREYLHSQDLPIEHNVYPVLHVERAPEGGIAALKPSSIGGTRESLVHCEVARVADEATMQAIKEGLETRLRDVKRATDDFHPMIRALDATLVELDSRADALSGRTAELEEVRSFLHWLKDEAFVFLGYRGYDVVERDGVACVQVTPGSGLGILRDEGDSAYAAPVPLDQMAEGMRELVLEGPLLIISKTNAESTVHRRARMDYIGVKKVGHDGRVLGEHRFVGLFTSKAFGEQAERIPILREKLQKILDDAAVAKGSHDYKEINTIFNSMPKEELFLTSAEEIGRDIRTVLTSYHSDGVRVTLRNDTLRRGISVMVILPKERFSAEARRRIAAALTETFEGEVLNYHLALGAGDQARLHFYLAGDADRLDAADPVLLEGRIHELIRTWSDRVREGLERVRPADEARRLSRRYGESFSPEYQASSTPGTAVRDILALEAMSADGRTVSVAFNNPVDALEAAGDEPVTELKLYLRGERLILSDFMPILENCGLRVVAVSPFELDGPDVERALLYAFALQDADGAPLDVEAVGTLLSQTVLAVRDGRVSSDVLNGLVVKARLHWRDVDVLRTYADYAFQAGAVPSRISVPAALVKYPDIASLLVSWFQAKFDPGVGSGMAERASMVDGLRARFHAALRSVELLADDRALRRIATLIDATVRTNYYRAGGRVPTRLSGGVPYTSLKFASRALESIQRTRLTYEVYVRSSRMEGVHLRGATVARGGIRWSDRPDDFRTEVLGLVKTQMVKNAVIVPGGSKGGFVPTRLPADPESRGEEAKEQYRTLIRGLLDLTDNLDTEGQGIPPEHVLAWDDPDPYLVVAADKGTAKFSDVANAVADDYGFWLGDAFASGGSYGYDHKKVGITARGAWESVKRHFSEIGKDVQSEPFTVVGIGDMSGDVFGNGMLLSEQIKLVAAFDHRHVFIDPDPDPASTFAERQRMFALGRSSWEDYDESLLSEGGMIVPRGAKEVVLTPQARAVLGLPDDLGPLDGESLIRTVLQAPVELLWNGGIGTYVKASSETHTDAGDPSNDAVRVDASELRCAVVGEGGNLGFTQAARVEYALAGGRINTDALDNSGGVALSDREVNLKILLGPSVRSGSLGAEERNTLLEALTDDVADRVLRDNWSQSLAVSLDRMRQADQLDEFRDLMTALERGGLLDRASEGLPTLEVLVERAENGGDLTRPELCVLLAYAKLAVKSATVASGLPDEPSVERYLTGYFPVEAIRKAGREHLVQHPLRREIITSQVTNDLVDLMGATFVHRLTRDTGATADEVVRAWVVASRLADHRRYLGEMTQGAGRSLRTMDAYRWVLGLSRVLERTTRWALKNVSADTDMQALVSEYQPGLEVLRREFGDLVTGDDRVLFEKLVGDVQELGGELAFARELISLRFLDQMLEILRVARDTGGEPADTARAFYRVSELLGVPWLREAIFASANDDRWEQRAAQALADDLTRAHHRLVSQVMREKVGGLDAGDVAQRLIQERRRDVERYRHLLDEIRADDKISLSGLSVAVREVTELSERVNLPEVHRQESSAEIT; encoded by the coding sequence ATGAGCGACACCACCGAAGCGGCGGTCAGGCGCATCCGTCAGGACTCCCCCACCGTCGACGCCGTGTGCCGGCAGCTCGAAGCCGCGGTGGACGGGCCCGACGCTCCCCAAGTCGTCGCCTTCGCGGAGATCTTCTTCTCCAAGGCCACGGCCGACTTCATCAACGAGCGGAGCACCGACGCCCTCGCGAAGCTGGTGCTGGGCACCTATCGCTTTCTCGAGGCGAGCATGCCCGACCGGGTCGACGTGGAGGTGTTCAACCCCGATGTCGACAACGAGGGGTGGTACGCGCCGGTCACGGTGATTCGGACCAACATCTCCGAGCGTCCGTTCGTGGTCGACACGATCCGGGAGTACCTGCACTCCCAGGACCTTCCGATCGAGCACAACGTCTACCCGGTGCTCCACGTGGAGCGGGCGCCGGAGGGCGGAATCGCCGCGCTCAAGCCCTCGTCGATCGGCGGCACACGCGAGTCGCTGGTGCACTGCGAGGTGGCACGGGTCGCCGACGAGGCGACCATGCAGGCGATCAAGGAGGGGCTCGAGACCCGGCTGCGAGACGTCAAGCGCGCCACCGACGACTTCCACCCGATGATCCGGGCGCTCGACGCCACCCTCGTCGAGCTGGACAGCCGCGCCGACGCCCTGTCGGGCCGCACCGCCGAGCTCGAGGAGGTGCGCTCCTTCCTCCACTGGCTCAAGGACGAGGCCTTCGTCTTTCTCGGATACCGGGGCTACGACGTGGTCGAGCGAGACGGCGTCGCATGCGTCCAGGTCACGCCCGGGTCCGGACTCGGGATTCTCCGCGACGAGGGGGACTCCGCGTACGCCGCGCCGGTCCCGCTCGACCAGATGGCCGAGGGCATGCGGGAGCTGGTGCTCGAGGGCCCGCTCCTGATCATCAGCAAGACCAACGCGGAGTCCACCGTCCACCGCCGCGCGCGCATGGACTACATCGGGGTGAAGAAGGTCGGGCACGACGGTCGGGTGCTCGGCGAGCACCGCTTCGTCGGGCTCTTCACCTCGAAGGCCTTCGGCGAGCAGGCGGAGCGCATTCCGATCCTTCGCGAGAAGCTGCAGAAGATCCTCGACGATGCCGCGGTCGCGAAGGGCTCGCACGACTACAAGGAGATCAACACGATCTTCAACTCGATGCCGAAGGAGGAGCTCTTCCTCACCTCGGCCGAGGAGATCGGGCGCGACATTCGGACCGTTCTGACGAGCTACCATTCCGACGGTGTTCGGGTCACGCTGCGCAACGACACCCTCCGGCGCGGCATCTCGGTGATGGTGATCCTGCCCAAGGAGCGGTTCAGCGCCGAGGCCCGCCGACGGATCGCGGCTGCCCTGACCGAGACCTTCGAGGGCGAGGTGCTGAACTATCACCTCGCGCTGGGCGCCGGCGATCAGGCGCGGCTCCACTTCTATCTGGCCGGAGACGCCGACCGGCTCGACGCGGCCGACCCGGTTCTGCTCGAGGGGCGGATCCACGAGCTGATCCGCACCTGGTCCGACCGGGTTCGCGAAGGACTGGAGCGGGTGCGGCCCGCCGACGAGGCCCGCCGCCTCAGCCGACGTTACGGCGAATCGTTCAGTCCGGAGTACCAGGCGTCGTCCACCCCGGGCACCGCCGTGCGCGACATCCTCGCCCTCGAGGCGATGAGCGCCGACGGGCGTACCGTGTCGGTGGCGTTCAACAACCCGGTCGACGCCCTCGAGGCGGCGGGCGACGAGCCGGTCACCGAGTTGAAGCTCTACCTTCGGGGCGAGCGTCTGATTCTCTCCGACTTCATGCCCATCCTCGAGAACTGTGGGCTGCGGGTCGTGGCGGTCAGCCCGTTCGAACTCGACGGGCCCGATGTGGAGCGGGCGCTGCTGTACGCTTTCGCGCTGCAGGACGCCGACGGAGCGCCGCTCGACGTCGAAGCCGTGGGCACGCTGCTGAGCCAGACCGTGCTGGCGGTTCGCGACGGTCGGGTGTCGAGCGACGTGCTCAACGGGCTGGTGGTGAAGGCCCGGCTCCACTGGCGCGACGTGGACGTGCTCCGCACCTACGCGGACTATGCCTTCCAGGCGGGAGCGGTACCCTCGCGGATCTCGGTGCCCGCGGCGCTGGTGAAGTATCCCGATATCGCCTCCCTGCTGGTGTCGTGGTTCCAGGCCAAGTTCGATCCCGGGGTGGGCTCGGGGATGGCTGAACGCGCCTCGATGGTCGACGGGCTGCGCGCCCGCTTCCACGCCGCCCTCCGCTCCGTGGAGCTTCTGGCCGACGACCGTGCGCTCCGCCGCATCGCCACGCTGATCGACGCCACGGTCCGCACGAACTACTACCGCGCGGGCGGGCGCGTCCCGACCCGACTGTCGGGTGGGGTGCCCTATACCTCGCTGAAGTTCGCGTCGCGCGCGCTGGAGTCGATTCAACGCACCCGACTGACCTACGAGGTCTATGTGCGCTCCTCGCGCATGGAGGGCGTGCATCTACGCGGCGCCACGGTGGCTCGCGGCGGCATCCGCTGGAGTGACCGACCCGACGACTTCCGAACCGAAGTGCTCGGCCTCGTCAAGACACAGATGGTCAAGAACGCCGTGATCGTGCCCGGCGGGTCGAAAGGCGGTTTCGTGCCTACGCGCCTCCCCGCCGACCCCGAGTCGCGCGGAGAGGAGGCCAAGGAGCAGTATCGCACCCTCATCCGCGGCCTGCTCGACCTCACCGACAACCTCGACACCGAGGGGCAGGGTATTCCCCCCGAGCACGTGCTCGCGTGGGACGATCCCGATCCCTACCTGGTCGTGGCGGCGGACAAGGGCACCGCGAAGTTCTCCGACGTCGCGAATGCGGTGGCCGACGACTACGGGTTCTGGCTCGGCGACGCCTTCGCGTCGGGCGGCTCGTACGGCTACGACCACAAGAAGGTCGGAATCACCGCGCGCGGCGCGTGGGAGAGTGTGAAGCGCCATTTCAGCGAGATCGGCAAGGACGTCCAGTCCGAGCCGTTCACGGTGGTGGGGATCGGCGACATGAGCGGCGACGTGTTCGGTAACGGCATGCTGCTGTCGGAGCAGATCAAACTCGTGGCGGCCTTCGATCACCGGCACGTGTTCATCGATCCGGACCCCGATCCGGCCTCCACCTTCGCCGAGCGGCAGCGGATGTTCGCGCTCGGCCGGTCGTCCTGGGAGGACTATGACGAGTCGCTCCTCTCCGAGGGCGGCATGATCGTGCCCCGGGGGGCCAAGGAGGTCGTGCTCACCCCGCAGGCTCGCGCGGTATTGGGGCTGCCGGACGACCTCGGGCCGCTGGATGGTGAGTCCCTGATTCGGACGGTGCTCCAGGCTCCCGTCGAACTGCTCTGGAACGGGGGGATCGGCACCTACGTGAAAGCGTCGTCCGAGACCCACACGGATGCGGGGGACCCCTCGAACGACGCCGTCCGCGTGGATGCGTCCGAACTGCGGTGTGCCGTGGTCGGCGAGGGAGGAAACCTCGGCTTCACGCAGGCGGCGCGGGTCGAGTATGCGCTCGCGGGGGGGCGGATCAACACCGACGCGCTCGACAACTCGGGCGGCGTGGCCCTGTCGGACCGCGAGGTGAACCTGAAGATCCTGCTCGGGCCGTCGGTGCGGAGTGGATCCCTCGGAGCCGAGGAGCGCAACACGCTGCTCGAGGCGCTCACCGACGATGTGGCCGACCGGGTGCTTCGAGACAACTGGTCACAGAGTCTGGCGGTTTCGCTCGACCGCATGCGTCAGGCCGACCAGCTCGACGAGTTCCGCGACCTCATGACGGCGCTGGAGCGAGGGGGACTGCTCGACCGCGCCTCGGAGGGGCTGCCGACTCTCGAGGTGCTGGTGGAGCGCGCCGAGAACGGGGGCGACCTCACCCGCCCCGAACTCTGCGTGCTTCTCGCCTACGCGAAGTTGGCGGTGAAGTCGGCGACCGTGGCGAGTGGCCTGCCCGACGAGCCGTCGGTGGAGCGCTATCTCACCGGGTACTTCCCCGTGGAGGCGATTCGGAAGGCGGGTCGCGAGCACCTCGTGCAGCATCCGCTCCGGCGGGAGATCATCACGAGCCAGGTCACGAACGACCTGGTCGACCTGATGGGCGCCACCTTCGTCCACCGTCTGACCCGCGACACCGGCGCCACCGCCGACGAGGTCGTTCGCGCCTGGGTCGTGGCCTCGCGGCTCGCCGACCATCGGCGCTATCTGGGCGAGATGACGCAGGGAGCGGGGCGCAGTCTACGCACGATGGATGCGTATCGCTGGGTGCTGGGCCTGTCGCGAGTGCTCGAGCGCACGACCCGCTGGGCCCTCAAGAACGTGTCGGCAGACACCGACATGCAGGCGCTGGTATCCGAATACCAGCCGGGCCTCGAGGTGCTTCGCCGGGAGTTCGGCGACCTCGTGACCGGCGACGATCGCGTGCTCTTCGAGAAGCTCGTGGGCGACGTGCAGGAGCTCGGCGGCGAGCTCGCCTTCGCCCGGGAGTTGATCTCGCTCCGGTTCCTCGACCAGATGCTGGAGATCCTGCGGGTGGCGCGCGACACGGGCGGGGAGCCGGCCGACACCGCGCGGGCCTTCTACCGGGTGTCGGAACTGCTGGGTGTCCCCTGGTTGCGCGAGGCCATCTTCGCCAGTGCGAACGACGATCGATGGGAGCAGCGCGCCGCGCAGGCGCTGGCCGACGATCTCACCCGAGCCCACCATCGCCTCGTCTCCCAGGTCATGCGGGAAAAGGTGGGTGGATTGGACGCCGGCGATGTCGCCCAGCGCCTGATCCAGGAGCGCCGTCGCGATGTCGAGCGGTACCGTCACCTGCTCGATGAAATTCGCGCCGACGACAAGATTTCACTCTCTGGACTGTCGGTGGCGGTCCGGGAGGTCACCGAGCTCTCGGAGCGGGTGAACCTCCCGGAGGTCCACCGTCAGGAGTCGAGTGCCGAGATCACCTGA
- a CDS encoding DNA repair exonuclease → MMRFLHLADVHLDTPFAGREPEVRTRLRDAVREAFRRAVDLALEESLDAFVIAGDLFDGETFTFETERFLVEQLGRLTRRGVTVVYATGNHDPGEETARRRPEWPDGVHVADGSHPVRVQVHDREGRFTGWITAIGHATAREAADLSPRFPRPDGFLPEVAVLHAQVTSSNGAEAHDRYAPTTVDALRTRGFDYWALGHVHRRQELLSEPSIHYPGNLQGRTPAESGPRGALIVELAGGRPAQVRFRALGPVRWETIDVGGLDEAESLDALIRAIAGRWRERLDDEPGVRADWMVRVRLIGGSPLWRVLRSEEERHTLESELALELDAIEVTVDAEAIHAPVDPERHIDRDDALGLALHELARLREGGGDPGRFESELQGWDPRECTVQEYLTRLLAGADADLVSRMVRSD, encoded by the coding sequence ATGATGCGCTTCCTCCACCTCGCCGACGTCCATCTCGACACGCCCTTCGCGGGGCGGGAGCCCGAAGTCCGAACCCGGCTGCGCGACGCCGTGCGGGAGGCCTTTCGCCGGGCGGTCGACCTCGCTCTCGAGGAGTCGCTCGACGCCTTCGTGATCGCGGGCGACCTGTTCGACGGAGAGACCTTCACCTTCGAGACGGAGCGTTTTCTCGTCGAGCAGCTCGGTCGGCTCACGCGCCGCGGGGTGACGGTGGTGTACGCCACCGGCAACCACGACCCGGGCGAAGAGACCGCGCGCCGTCGCCCGGAGTGGCCGGACGGGGTGCACGTGGCCGACGGGTCGCACCCCGTGCGGGTGCAGGTGCACGACCGCGAGGGCCGCTTCACCGGATGGATCACCGCCATCGGGCACGCCACCGCCCGCGAGGCGGCCGATCTCTCGCCGCGATTCCCCCGGCCCGACGGCTTCCTTCCCGAGGTGGCCGTGCTGCACGCTCAGGTCACCTCGTCGAACGGCGCGGAGGCACACGACCGCTACGCGCCCACCACCGTGGACGCGCTGCGGACGCGCGGCTTCGACTACTGGGCGCTCGGACACGTCCACCGCCGGCAGGAGCTGCTCTCCGAGCCCTCGATCCACTACCCGGGCAACCTCCAGGGGCGCACGCCCGCGGAGTCGGGCCCCCGGGGGGCGCTGATCGTCGAGCTCGCCGGGGGGCGCCCCGCCCAGGTGCGGTTTCGCGCCCTCGGCCCGGTGCGCTGGGAGACGATCGACGTCGGGGGGCTCGACGAGGCGGAATCGCTCGACGCCCTGATCCGCGCCATCGCCGGCCGCTGGCGGGAGCGCCTGGACGACGAGCCCGGGGTGCGAGCCGACTGGATGGTGCGGGTGCGACTCATCGGCGGATCGCCGCTCTGGCGAGTGCTCCGAAGCGAGGAGGAACGACACACCCTGGAGTCGGAACTGGCTCTCGAACTCGACGCGATCGAGGTGACGGTGGATGCCGAGGCGATCCACGCCCCGGTGGATCCGGAGCGCCACATCGACCGCGACGACGCCCTCGGTCTCGCCCTGCACGAACTGGCCCGGCTGCGCGAGGGCGGAGGTGACCCCGGACGCTTCGAGTCGGAGCTGCAGGGGTGGGATCCGCGGGAGTGCACGGTGCAGGAATACCTCACCCGGCTTCTCGCCGGAGCCGACGCCGACCTCGTGTCGCGCATGGTTCGATCCGACTGA
- a CDS encoding AAA family ATPase: MRIRRVEVQAFGRLENRCSGDAPMGNLVVIEGRNEAGKSTLFEFLSSMLYGLYPTALDRHPYAPWTGAEMGGTAWIGLGEEEVAVTRRLLSSPIGTLTREGRVESIRNDTLDFVDHVPRKVFREVFALSLAELAGLDDAGWEAVEDRILGRLGATDLRPAREVAAELENEARSLWRPDRRGSPKVRLLDEEIRAVSARRPIARGRAEERRAATDRLNELERLLESARSTRADEQRRLERLRQLVPLRRERTAIRRLRERAGDPARLSGLPADPVAELARRRERVVEAEAAVAAARDEIAGLNVDVDAFTMTHRVLLEREPEIDALRARTAGAEPRRIRLAAIEQEIRGLDRRLDDEADRLTWRGSQDPTAVASIPAAPLAEAWTRWTAARRELAEGAPAPPPAPPGSPALRRLGVAALGLALSVLLVAVVALAGAPALADLPPLAAGALGAFAIAVAAGAGALLQIDRRTRRAARRAHTAASEHLARRREAEEVARLVLESLLTQAGLELDPALDDLPERVRRCRQWVRDRTERHLEAESLRHELAALDRDADAFDEIAESEVGPAALGNLLQERLREARDRSIAARKAESRIAHLDTVVSDAEARLAAAREGLDTVLERLRPFDPDPDTAAEEAARALEHAREADSREERLRAELPDLQVLEQEIDRAEAAGEPWLTDPDPVAALQAAVDRRTDTIEGWLAEGTALQERIAANRDAETLDELEGELARLRDERARLRREHDRLWVLSQLVDDADRKVRELHQPEILRLAGEHLVPLTEGRYDRLEVADDRRRSLQVSGPAAPEPREVASPLSTGTREQIYLALRMALVRHLDEGGTRLPLFLDEILVNWDPHRRDRGLDLIEVMARERQVFLFTCHPKMVELMVARGASHWRLGPA, encoded by the coding sequence ATGCGGATTCGACGCGTCGAGGTGCAGGCGTTCGGGCGCCTCGAGAACCGGTGCTCGGGCGACGCACCGATGGGCAACCTGGTGGTGATCGAGGGCCGCAACGAGGCGGGCAAGAGCACGCTGTTCGAGTTCCTGTCGTCGATGCTGTACGGGCTGTATCCCACGGCCCTGGACCGACACCCGTACGCCCCCTGGACGGGCGCGGAGATGGGTGGCACCGCCTGGATCGGCCTCGGCGAGGAGGAGGTGGCGGTCACCCGGCGGCTGCTCTCGAGTCCGATCGGCACCCTCACTCGCGAGGGTCGTGTGGAATCGATCCGAAACGACACGCTCGATTTCGTCGACCACGTGCCGCGGAAGGTGTTTCGCGAGGTGTTCGCACTCTCGCTGGCCGAGCTGGCCGGGCTCGACGACGCCGGATGGGAGGCCGTCGAGGACCGCATTCTCGGACGACTCGGCGCCACCGACCTCCGTCCCGCCCGCGAGGTGGCGGCCGAACTGGAGAACGAGGCGCGCAGTCTCTGGCGGCCCGACCGCCGGGGCAGCCCGAAGGTGCGGCTGCTCGACGAGGAGATCCGTGCCGTCTCCGCGCGCCGGCCGATCGCCCGCGGGCGCGCCGAAGAGCGCCGGGCGGCGACCGACCGGCTGAACGAGCTGGAGCGGCTGCTCGAGTCGGCGCGCTCCACCCGCGCCGACGAGCAGCGCCGGCTGGAGCGGCTTCGCCAGCTGGTGCCCCTGCGCCGCGAGCGCACGGCGATCCGTCGCCTTCGGGAACGGGCGGGCGACCCCGCGAGACTGTCCGGCCTGCCCGCCGACCCGGTCGCCGAACTCGCACGGCGGCGCGAGCGGGTGGTCGAGGCCGAGGCCGCCGTGGCCGCCGCCCGCGACGAGATCGCCGGCTTGAACGTGGACGTCGACGCCTTCACCATGACCCACCGCGTGCTTCTCGAGCGCGAGCCGGAGATCGACGCGCTGCGCGCCCGCACCGCAGGCGCCGAACCCCGACGCATCCGACTGGCCGCGATCGAGCAGGAGATCCGGGGGCTGGATCGACGGCTCGACGACGAGGCCGACCGGCTCACCTGGCGGGGCTCCCAGGACCCCACCGCCGTCGCCTCGATCCCCGCCGCCCCCCTGGCCGAGGCCTGGACCCGCTGGACGGCGGCGCGTCGAGAGCTCGCCGAAGGGGCACCCGCTCCACCCCCCGCCCCGCCGGGCTCGCCGGCCCTGCGCCGGTTGGGGGTCGCCGCGCTCGGGCTGGCTCTCTCGGTGCTGCTCGTGGCGGTGGTGGCGCTGGCGGGCGCTCCGGCGCTCGCCGACCTCCCGCCGCTCGCCGCCGGCGCGCTGGGCGCCTTCGCGATCGCCGTCGCCGCCGGCGCCGGAGCGCTGCTGCAGATCGACCGGCGGACCCGCCGTGCGGCGCGGCGCGCGCACACGGCCGCCTCGGAGCACCTGGCCCGCCGCCGCGAGGCCGAAGAGGTGGCGAGACTGGTGCTGGAGTCGCTTCTCACCCAGGCCGGACTCGAGCTCGACCCCGCCCTCGACGACCTGCCGGAACGGGTCCGGCGCTGCCGCCAGTGGGTGCGCGACCGCACGGAGCGCCACCTCGAAGCGGAGTCGCTGCGGCACGAGCTCGCCGCCCTCGACCGCGACGCCGACGCCTTCGACGAGATCGCCGAGTCGGAGGTGGGGCCGGCGGCGCTGGGCAACCTGCTCCAGGAGCGGTTGCGGGAGGCGCGCGACCGCTCGATCGCGGCCCGCAAGGCGGAGTCGCGGATCGCGCACCTCGACACGGTGGTGTCGGACGCCGAGGCGCGGCTGGCCGCCGCCCGGGAGGGGCTCGACACCGTACTCGAGCGACTTCGTCCCTTCGATCCCGACCCGGACACCGCCGCAGAGGAGGCCGCCCGCGCACTCGAGCACGCCCGGGAGGCCGACTCGCGAGAGGAGAGGCTGCGCGCCGAGCTGCCCGACCTGCAGGTGCTGGAGCAGGAGATCGATCGCGCGGAGGCGGCCGGTGAGCCCTGGTTGACCGACCCGGACCCGGTGGCGGCCCTCCAGGCGGCGGTCGATCGCCGGACCGACACGATCGAGGGTTGGCTCGCCGAGGGAACGGCCCTGCAGGAGCGCATCGCCGCCAACCGCGACGCGGAAACCCTCGACGAGCTCGAGGGGGAGCTCGCGCGGCTGCGCGACGAGCGGGCCCGGCTCCGGCGCGAGCACGACCGCCTGTGGGTGCTCTCGCAGCTGGTGGACGACGCCGACCGCAAGGTCCGCGAACTGCACCAGCCCGAGATCCTCCGTCTCGCCGGCGAGCACCTCGTGCCCCTCACGGAGGGCCGGTACGACCGGCTCGAGGTGGCCGACGATCGCCGGCGGTCGCTTCAGGTGAGCGGCCCGGCCGCACCGGAGCCGCGCGAGGTGGCCTCGCCCCTCTCCACCGGCACCCGCGAGCAGATCTACCTCGCGCTGCGGATGGCGCTGGTGCGGCACCTCGACGAGGGGGGCACCCGGCTTCCGCTCTTCCTCGACGAGATCCTGGTGAACTGGGATCCCCACCGCCGCGACCGCGGGCTCGACCTGATCGAGGTGATGGCGCGGGAACGGCAGGTGTTTCTCTTCACCTGCCACCCGAAGATGGTGGAGCTCATGGTCGCGCGGGGTGCCTCGCACTGGCGGCTCGGCCCGGCGTGA